TCCAGGCTGTCGACCACGCGGATCGAGACGATCAAATCCAAATATTCCGTCCGCCAATCCTCTTCCGTGGCGGGCATGGCGCTCGGGATCTGCTGGCAGGTCATGGGATCTCCGCGGATTTCCACCTTGGCGGCCTCGTAAGCACGGGCGATGGCCGGTAAAAATTGGCCCGCCACTTTTCGGTGGACCAAAAGGGTTTCCATCGCATTGCAGACCCCTGGCCGCTGCACTTTGGCGTTAAACGCAATGCGCTCCGCCATAGCCAGGTCGGCGTTCTCATCGACATACACGTGACAGACGCCCTTTCCGTGGCCGAGAACCGGGACGGACGCATTCTTCATGACGTGCTGGATCATCTCCTCCGATCCCCGCGCGATCACCAGATCCACCAGCTGGTTTAAGCGAATCAACTCCATAATGCTTTCCCGGTTGGTGTCTTCCAACAGTTGAATCGCCCCGTCAGGAATTTTCGCGGCCTGGGCCGCCTTGATGAGCACATGGACCAGAGCGCGATTGGAATTGATCGCTTCAGACCCCCCGCGCAAAAGCACCGCGTTGCCTGACTTTAAGCAAAGCGCGGCCGCCTCGACCGTCACATTCGGGCGGGACTCATAAATCATGGCAAGCACACCCAGAGGGACACGGACTTTCTCAATCTGAATGCCGCTCGGCCTTTTCCAGGTTTCAAGGATTTCCCCCACCGGATCGGCCTGGCCAGCGATTTCTCTTAAACTTTGCGCCATCCCTTCGACACTTTCTGGAGTCAATTTTAAGCGATCGATCAACGCGCTGTTCAATCCCGCCTGGGTAGCGGCTTCCACGTCGATTTCGTTATGAAAAAGGATGTCTTTAGACGCGGCCGTTAAAGCCTCCGCCATCGACTCCAGGGCGCGCTTCTTGTCATCAGCGGCGAGAAGCATTAAACGGCGACTGGCGGCTTTGGCCAAAAGAGCCTGCCGCGTCACCCGCTCGGCGATCGGAGAGAGAGAAGTCATATCGACTCCGATTCTACAAAAATTCCTTGTGCCGAACCGACGCAGGGACCAATAAGCTAAGATAGTTTGAGGAGGATCCGCATGTTGAAAAAGTTTTATCTGTTGATTGTGACGGTGGGGCTGTCCAGCGGGGTGGCATCCGCCCAGAGCGCCGACACCCAGAAGGCGATGGCGCGCATTGGCCAAACCGTTTTGACGGAGACCCAGATGCGCAACGACTTAGGGGTCGCTCTCTACGAAGCGGAGAATACTCTCTATCAGGTTGAAAAGAACTGGATTGATCAGCAGGCCAAGGTTCTGCTTTTTCAGCGAGCCGCCACCGAGGCGGGTTTAGCCGTGGAAGCCTGGCGGGCCCGCGAAATCGACGGGGCCGTCACGCCGCCGTCTCAAACGGAGATCCATCAGCTCCTGGAGCGTGTTCCGGCCAACCAGCGCGCGTCGACCGAGACGGTGCATCAGGCCACGCAACAACTCACTTACCAGAAACGATTACAAAAGGAAAATGAACTTTATCAGCAACTCTCAGCAAAATATCCGATTGAGGTTTTTCTTTCCAAGCCGGTCCCCCCGCACATTAACGTATCGTATGCGCCGGATGACCCGGCGAAAGGCCGCCCAAACGCCCCGGTGACCATTCTGGAATTCACCGATTTCCAATGTCCCTACTGCAAGCGGGCTCAGGAAACCCTTCTTCGGGTGGAGGCCGCTTATCCCAACCAGGTAAAAATCGTGGCCCGACAATACCCTCTTCCTTTTCATAACCGCGCCAAAGCCGCCTCAGAGGCCGCGCTTTGCGCCAAGGAACAGGGAAAATTCTGGGAGATGCGCGAGAAGCTCTTTGAAAAACAGCAGCTAGAAGATGCGGATTTCAAGCGTTATGCACAGGAGCTCCGCTTAGACGGGAAAAAATTCGACCACTGTCTGACGGACCATCGCATGGCGGCGCGCATCGACGCGGACGTGGCCGATGGACAGCGTTTCGGGGTGCGCGGAACGCCTCATTTCTTCGTCAACGGCCAGCCGATCAACGGCGCCCAACCGTATGAAGCTTTTGATCAGGCGATCAAGGATGCTCTTGCGGCAAAAAAGAAATAGGGGCGGCTAGTAAAGCCGTCGGGCGCCGGCGTAATGAAGCTGGAAGTAAGGATCGGAGAGGGCGGTGACGGTCACCCCGTGCTTGTGGCTGGAGGCATGAACAAATTTGTTCCGGCCGGCGTAAACCCCCACGTGAGAAATACCCCGACGGTATGTATTCTTAAAGAAGACCAGATCTCCCGGACGCAACTCGCTCATTTTCACCGACTTGCCGCTCTTGTAGAGCGCGTTGCTGGCTCTCGGGATCTTTTTCAACTTTAAATCCGCATAGACTCGATTCACCAGCCCGGAACAATCTAATCCCTTTTTGGAGCTCCCCCCAAACTTATAACGGGTTCCTTTATAGTGAAGGGCGCGCTCCACGATTTGTCGTCCATTTTTCGTCGGGGGTGCACTCTCTGCCGGTACCAGTGCTGAGCTGGACCGGGACGAACCCATCATCAGCCAGGGATGATGGGAGCGATGTTCCGTATATCCTGAAACAGGAATAAGGAGTCCTGCGAGTACAGTGAATAGAGATAGAGTTCTGGCTTTTTTCATGGTGGCATTTAGGTGTACCGTAAAAGCCGCGGGAAGTCAATGGAAGAGTGTTTACTGAATTAAAAAAACAAGAGGGGCGCCGTCCCGTCCCGAATCGACCTTCACAGAAGATCCTTCCTGGATTTCCCCTCCAACGACTTTCCGGGCTAACGGATCCAGAACCAACCGCTGCAGGGCCCGCTTCAGAGGACGCGCGCCAAAAGCAGGGTCAAAGCCTTCCCGGGCGATGGCGGCTTTCGCGCCATCGGTCACCTTCAGAGTAATGCGCTTATCCTGTAAACGTTTGGCCACTTGCTTCAGCTGAAGTTCAATGATCTGCGAAAGCTGCTTGGGAGTGAGCCGCCGGAAAATCACGATTTCATCGATCCGGTTGAGGAACTCCGGACGGAAATGCGCCTTGAGCGTCTCCTGAATACGTGTTTTGATCTGCTCGATATTCTTTTCTTCCTGAATCCAGTTGGAACCGATGTTGGACGTCATCAGAACGAGGGCGTTGCGGAAGTCTACGGTGCGGCCCTGGCCGTCGGTCAACCGGCCGTCATCGAGGATCTGAAGCAGGACATTAAAGACCTCGTGCGCGGCTTTCTCAATCTCATCCAACAGGATGACGCAATAGGGGCGCCGGCGGACCGCTTCCGTCAGCTGGCCCCCTTCTTCAAACCCGACATAACCGGGAGGCGCGCCGATGAGCCGCGCCACGGAATGCTTTTCCATGTACTCGGACATGTCGATGCGCACCAAGCTGCGCTCATCATCGAAAAGGTCCTCGGCCAGGGCTTTGGCCAGCTCCGTTTTGCCAACGCCGGTCGGCCCCAGAAAAATGAAACTGCCGATCGGCCGTCCGGGATCGGAAAGCCCGGAGCGGGAACGCCGGATCGCGTTGGCCACCACGTCAATCGCTTCGTCCTGCCCGATGACCCGCTGATGAAGCCGTGCCTCAATTTTCAGGAGCTTTTGCATCTCGGTTTCCAGCATTTTGGAAACGGGTATGCCCGTCCATTTGGAGACCACCTGGGCGATGTCCTCTTCATCCACTTCTTCCTTCAGCATCCGGTTCGATTTCTGGAGTTCTTCCAGTTTTTTGTTCAACTGATCCAGATGTTTCTGAACGTCCGGGGTTTTCCCATAGCGGATTTCGGAAGCCGTTCCCAGATCCCCCTCGCGTTCGGCTTTGGCCCCCGCGATCCGGTGTTCCTCCAACTGCTGTTTGGCCTGGCGGATGGCGGTAATGACTTCTTTTTCCTGCTGCCAATGGGCGCGAAGGCCCTTGGACTGCTCCTGCAGCTCCGTGATTTCTCTTTCCATTTTCTTGAGACGATCCACGCTCGGCCCACCCGAGGCGGCTTCTTTTTTGAGGGCGGTCCGTTCCATTTCGAGCTGGCGCAGGCGCCGCTCGACCGCATCCAGCTCCACCGGCATGGAATCCATTTCCATGCGTAGGCGGCTGGCGGCTTCATCCATTAAATCGATGGCTTTGTCCGGCAGGAACCGGTCGGCGATATAGCGATTGGACAGGACCGCGGCCGCGATCAAGGCGCTGTCCTTGATGCGCACCCCGTGGTGGATTTCGTAACGTTCCTTCAGGCCGCGAAGAATGGCGATCGCATCGTCAACCGAGGGTTGCCCGACGTAAACCGTCTGGAAACGGCGCTCGAGCGCCGCGTCTTTCTCGATATGCTTATGGTATTCATCGAGCGTGGTCGCCCCCACGCAGCGCAGCTCGCCACGGGCCAGCATCGGCTTTAACAGGTTGGCCGCATCCACCGCGCCTTCAGCGGCTCCCGCGCCGACCACGGTATGGAGCTCGTCGATAAAAAGAATAACGGCGCCCTGCGCCGCAGAGATTTCTTTCAAAACAGCCTTGAGGCGTTCCTCAAACTCCCCCCGGTACTTCGCCCCGGCGATCAGGGAACCCATGTCGAGCGCGATGACCCGTTTGTTTTTCAGGGTTTCAGGAACATCGCCTGCCACAATGCGCTGAGCGAGTCCTTCCACAATGGCGGTTTTCCCCACCCCGGGCTCTCCGATCAGGACCGGGTTGTTTTTCGTCCGGCGCGCCAGGACCTGGATGACCCGGCGAATTTCTTCATCCCGCCCGATGACCGGATCGAGCTTATTCTGGCGGGCGGCCTGGGTCAAATCCCGCCCGTACAGTTCGATGGCTGATAAGGTTTCTGGTGGCATATAGCTTATTCTAGCACTCTGATTATATAACTGCCAATTATCCTGGTGCAACTCCAGCCGCATCATGTACGATAAGGGCATGGAAAACACATCCGGTCATGGCATAGCAACGGTTGTCCCAGAGGAGATCAAACAATGGAGCTGGGGAGCTTTCCTGCTCAACTGGATCTGGGGGATTAGCAACGGGACCTATATTGCGTTACTCGCGCTGATCCCTTACGTCGGCTTCATTATGGCCATTGTTTTGGGTTTTAAAGGAAACGAGTGGGCCTGGCGGAATAAGCGCTGGGAGAGCGTCGAACAATTTCAACGCGTTCAGAAAAAATGGACTCTTTGGGGAGTAGGGCTCGTGGGCGGCCTTATTGGGTTATCTATTCTCGCAGCGCTGGCTATCCCTTTGCTGGTCCGACGTTAGCTTTCCATCTCAAATTAACGGGGATCCACCCACTTACCGTGGGTTTTGATGAGATCGATCAGACGCTGGTCAGCCTGATCGAAAGGAATCCCTTTTTCAACGCAGGTCCTTCCAACATAGAGGTTAATCCGGCCGGGGGCTCCTCCGACATAGCCAAAATCCGCGTCCGCCATTTCGCCGGGCCCATTAACGATGCACCCCATAATGGCGATCTTCACACCTTTAAGGTGACCGGTCTTCTGTTTGATCCGCTCCGCGGTGCTCTGTAAATCAAACAACGTCCGCCCGCAGGACGGGCAGGTCACAAACTCAGCTTTCGTGATGCGCACGCCAGCCGCCTGAAGCACGTTATAGAGAAGTTCCAGATCCTTGGCCGGTTCCTTCCCCTGCCCAGTCTGAACGCTGTCGCCAATCCCGTCGCAGAGGAGAGCCCCGAACGCGAGGGACGCCTGGAGGCGCTGTTCCTCAAAATTTGGATGTCCCGGTAGACGAAGATGAAAAGGGTAATCCGCTCCTTTCTGCCGTAAGAGCGCCGCCGCCAGACGGGTGTTGGCGATGAGGGCTTGCGCTGTTGGCAATCGGAAAGATAGGAGCAGGTTTTGGTTCCCTTCGCGCTCGCAACATTCGATCCCTTTCACCAGGTTGCGCGCCGGACCCAGAAAACCGGTATGACAGGGCCCTGACTCCAGGACAACCGTGACACCCGCCTCCCGGGCAGACCGGATAAAGACCCGAAACTGGTCGAGACGCTCAGCATCAGGGATCGAGCGCGGGCCGACGTAAGTAGCCGCGTGGACACCAGGAAGACCCTTCGTCATCGTCTGGAAATCGGTAAAACGGCCCCAAAAAGCCAGCCGCGTGGCCTCGGCACCCAGCGCACGACGAACGCTTTTCAAAAATTCCAGGGCCTTCTCGTCCGGAACCGGCCATTCCAGAATTTCAGGAACACTATCATTGTCGGAAGACCGTTGTTTCTCAAAAAAACGAAGAATTTCCTTGACCACCTTCTGGGGATCCGTTTGATCCCCCAGCCAGGGGGACACATCGCTGATGACCCGGACCGCGTTTTCGCCGCCGAGCATAAAGGGGCCGATCGGGATGGTGCGCGTCGTACGGCGGGCATAGTGGTAGAAATTGTCGACGTGGGAAAGGCCATTCAGGCCGTCATCGCGAGGAGCGGCTTCCGCCGCTTGGTCAGGAAGCCGCGACGTGGCGATCTGGCCTTGCGATGGCAGATTGCCACGCGCGCCTTTCCCATCAAACGAAGAGGCCGGCGCGCTCGCAATGACACCCATTGGCTGGTATGGTTTCGCAATCTGAAAAGCCACCGGCATCTCATACTCGGGGTCTTCCGTCAACGAGACGCGGATCGTATCGCCAATTCCGTCGCTGAGCAGGCTGCCGATTCCAATGACGGATTTTATGCGTCCATCCTCGCCATAACCGGCTTCCGTCACTCCCAGATGGAAGGGATAATCCATCCCCTCCTCCTGCAGGCGGACCACCAGGAGCCGGTAGGCGGCAATCATGACTTTCACGTTAGACGATTTCATTGAGAGGATCAGATCGTGGTAATCGTGCTTCCGGCAAATTCGCACAAACTCCAGCGCCGACTCCACCATTCCCTCCGGAGAATCCCCATAGCGGTTCAAAATCCTGTCGGAGAGCGACCCATGATTGGCCCCCAGACGCATGGCCCGTCCAAGGCTTTTGCATTTCAGAACGAGCGGGGTGAAACGTTCTTCAATGCGGACGAGTTCGGCGTGATACTCTTGGTCGGAATACTCTTTGATTTTGAACGTTTTCGAATCGGCATAATTGCCGGGGTTGACACGGATTTTTTCCACATGATCCGCTGCTTCCATCGCGCATTCCGGATTGAAATGGATGTCCGCGACGAGCGGAATCGCCGCATATCCTTTGGCGTTGAGCTGCCGGCGGATGTCCCCCAGCGCCCGGGCGTCCGCCAGGGTGGGAGCCGTCATGCGGACCATCTCGCAACCAGCCTGGACCATCCGGATGGCTTGGGCCACCGTTGCGTTCACGTCGGCGGTCGGCGTCGTGGTCATCGACTGGATACGGACAGGGTTTTCTCCTCCTACCCCGATCTTCCCCACCTTCACCACCCGCGTCTTTCGACGGTGATAATGAAAAAGGTCCGGGACAAACGGTCTATCCATATAATTAATTATAGCAGGGTCAGGGAATGGAGGGGCCGTTGACCACGGTCCAATACAAGGCCCAACGGTTCTTTTTTTCACGGTCAGCCACGATAACAGAGACCCGACCGGGTGCCAGCCCGACAAGCTGAGGAGTTGAAGGATTGATGAGGCGTTCGACGACCGCTTGCCCGACCTCCCCCAGGAGAGGCTGTGCGTTGGCGTCGACTTCCTGCACGTAAACACCGGAACCGCTGGAACGATTATCCAGCCAAGCAGCGAAAACACCGTCCCGCCCGTTATCCGCCAGCGCGACATGCCCCTGATCACTTCCAGCGGGAGCCAGCGGAAGCCCGAGGGGGTCAGGATCGACCGGCTTGCGCGATGAAAGGGACTCCGCGAATACCTGCCAATGGGTCTGGTTTCGATAGTCTTCCCACCCCATCCAAACCGTTCCTTCTCCATCTCCAAACAACGACGGGTTCCATTGATCGCTGTTCCCGAACGATAGAGGAACACCTTCCGGAGCCCAACGAAAATGGCCCGTGGCGGAAAGGGACTGCATAAAAAGACGGTTCGCTCCCGAGCGGGCCCCCAGCCAGGCGATGGCTGCGCCGCCGTCTCCTCCCGGCGACAGAAGCGGTCGCTCATGGGCCGCCCCAGCCGGCGCGGTGACCACGATCCCTTCCTCACCCCAGAGCCGATCGCCCTGATAATCCATCCGCTGGGATTGGATTTGAGAAGCGTTTTCACGAAAATCCTTCCAAGCCACAATCGCTCCCGCCTGACCATCGGTCACGACCGCCGGATTTCTTTGATCCGAAGGCCGGAGCGAAACGCGCAAACCCTCCGGACGCCACAAAAGGGTGCCGTCGGCGTTTACGTGCTGGGCGATCAGAACCTGGCGGGAGGCCATGCGTTTTTCAGACCAAACGACATAAGCTCCTCTTGCGGCATCCGACACCCCGGCAGGAGAGGCGCAACTCCCCGTCGAAAGCAGCACCGCAGGTTGTCCAGGCCAGAGGGGTTTTCCATCAGAGCTAAATCGTTGAGCGAAGAGTCCCGTGGCATTCGTCCAGGACAGGGCCAATCCACCCTGGCCATCCGGGAAAGCATCCCACGCGTCCGCGTCCGGCAACTGCTCGGCCAACAAATTCCCCGGCAAGCTCCAGAAAGCTTTTCCATCCGGCCCCACGCGCTGGGCCACAAGTGAAAATGCTCCATTCTGCTCATGCGTCCAGACCACGAAGAACCCGCCATGATCGTCCTCCAGACTCCGGTAAAGAAAGCGCCCGCTTTCTTCTACCCAGATGGGCGTACGGCCGGGAGAAGGGATCCGCCCCTGGCCATAAAGCAGGGCGGACATCCCCAGGAGGGGCAACACAAGGAAAGCTGATCTCCAGCGGTTCATTTTCCCCCGTCATCCCCCGCGGGTTCTGGCGGGGGATCTATACATCCATGGTGGATCCCCGGCCAGTGGCTGCCGGGGATGACGACTTTATATTATCAAACCTTTGCTTGACGGGTCCGAAAGGGCTCGACTATACTAACGTCGTTATGGACGAACAAATTTATATCACTCGACGGGGCTATCACAAACTTCAAGAGGCTATGGAAGCGCTGAAAAAGCGGCGGCCGTTGATCTCGCACGAAATCAAAGAGGCTCGCGAGAAAGGTGACTTAAAGGAAAACGCGGAGTATCACGCCGCCAAAGAAGAAATGGCGCATAACGAACGCCGCATTCAGGAAATTGAATTGAAGCTGGGAGGCGCCCGGATTTTAGAAGACCAGGGCGATCTTCCAACGGACAAAGCCTACATCGGCGCGACGGTGACCGTAACAGACGACACCCGCACTGAGATGCGCTATACCCTTGTGGATTCTTCCGAATCCGACCCGTCCAATGGCCTGATTTCCATTAGCTCTCCGATTGGCAAGAGCCTCCTCGGCCAGGCCATCGGGGCGATCGTGACCGTCCCGGTCGGCAAAAACGGTTACAAACTCACCATCACCGCCATCACCCGCGGCTAAAGACCCGACTTATAGGCCCCGATCCGAACCCGAATGTTTTCGGCGTGGTTCCCTTTTGGAAAACGCACCAAATAGTCTTCGTGTTTCTGAATCAGTTCAACCCGAGAAAGCCGATTTTCTTTATGAATACACTCCAGATAGCCGACATACGCATCTTCAGCAAACGATGAAGACGGGTATTGGTCAGCAACACGAATAAAGTAAGTCGCGGCGGTTGTGAGATTTTGCTTGATGTAATACCCCTGCCCCACGTAATACTCGACCGGCGGGACCCAGTTCGGATCCGGATGCTGATCCAGATAGCGCAACAGCAAGCCTCTTCTGACAACAACGCTACCGGCAACAAAACTCCCGGCCAGGATCGCGAAAATCAGAATGATTTTTTTGAGCATATTTCAATGTACAAAAATCATTTTTACTTTGCTAATCCGTCCATCAGGACAGATCCCGTATCTCGGGACGGATCACGTAAAGAATGGCCGTATAAAATCCCAGCAGACTTCCCTGAATCAGAAGCGTACGGGGCGCTCCGACATGGTTGGCCATCCAGCCTGCCAAAAGATTCCCGAAGGGCATCGTCCCTCCGAAACAAAAGATGAACAGGCTCACGGCACGTCCCCGGAGATGATCCGGGACAGAGGTCTGGACCAACGTATTGATCACGGAAGTAAAACTGACCATGGCGTATCCGGCGGCGACCAGGCAGAAAAGAGAAAAATAAAGACGGTGGGAAACGGAAAATCCAATACAGGCCAGAGAAAAGACCAGAACGGACATCAGAACATAATTGCCTTTCCTCGGAAAATCCGCCAGATAAGCCACCCGAAACCCGCCCAACACGGCGCCGGTCCCGAAAGCCCCCACCAGCCATCCCAGGCCAACGACTCCAATCCTGAGAATATCCCGGGCAAAAACAGGCAACAAGATGACCAGCGGGACCCCCAACAGACTCGTCATAGCCAAGGTCAGAAGCAGCCACAAGAGCGCTCGCGCACCACGCATGTAACGGAATCCGTCCGTCAGGTCTTTCCAAAAACCGGAAAAACCGCTTCCAACAGCAAGATGTTTGGGTTGTATTTGGATAAAGGAAAGGGCCGCGATCACCGCCAAAAAACTGACCGCATTGGCATAAAAACAACCAGCGGTTCCAAAAAAGGACAACCCCAACGCCCCAATCAGGGGGCCGATGGTTCGCGCAAAATTAAACTGAGCGGAATTCAGAGCAATCGCATTCGAAAGATTTTTGCGTTCAACCAACTCACCTAAAACGGCCTGGTAGACAGGCCAGGCAATCGATTGGGTCACGCCTGTACAAAACGAAAGCAGGATGATTTGCCACACCCTCACCCGATGGAACTGGGTTAAAACCGCCAGGAGAAGCGCTAATCCAAGAAAAACAACCTGTGTTCCTAGCAAGAGCCGCCGCCGGTTAAACCGGTCCGCGATGACGCCCCCCCAAAAAGCAAAAACAGAAAGCGGGATGGATGCGGCAAAACCGTCCAGCCCAAGATAAAAGGGGGAGTTGGACAGATCCAGCACCAGCCAGGCCTGGGCCAAACTCTGCATCCACGCTCCGATNNNNNNNNNNATATTGGAAAGGAAAGCTCCGAGCAGGAAGAATCGAAAGGATTTTTGGCCCAAGGCCGCGCCCACGCGCTTCAAGGGACGTAGCGTCAGGTCTTCCGGGAACAATCTACTCGAATTTTTGGGAAAGGTCGAGGGAAATGCCGGGCCCCATGGTGGCAGCCAAGGTCATGCTTTGAAGGTATTGGCCTTTGGACGCGGCGGGTTTGGCCATAACCAGGGCATGAATGATGGCTTTCGTATTTTCAGCGATCTTCTCAGGTGAAAAACTGGCTTTGCCAACCACCGTGTGGATGATCCCGGCTGGATCCAACTTGAACTCAATACGACCCGCCTTCAACTCTTTGACCGCACGCGCGATGTCAAAGGTCACTGTTCCAGCCTTCGGATTGGGCATCAGCCCCTTCGGGCCCAGCACCTTTCCGAGTTTCGAAAGATCTTTCATCGCATCCGGGGTCGCCACGATCACGTCAAAATCAAGCCAGCCTTTAGAAATTTTCTCAATGATATCGGCGTCCCCGAAAGCGTCGGCGTCGGCCTGCTCCGCTTCCTTGAGTTTTTCACCCTTGGCAACCACGACGACGCGCTTGCTTTGTCCTGTCCCATGCGGCAAAACCACCGTGCCACGGACATTCTGGTCCGACTGTTTCGGATCCACACCGAGTTTCACATGCAATTCGATGCTTTCATCAAATTTAGCGGTTGCCGTCTTCTTGACCAAGTCGGCGGCCTCATGGATCGCATACTTTTTGGCAGGATCAACAATTTTTCCCTTCTCTAAGGCTGCGAGTCGTTTCCCCATAAAAATTTCCTTATTCTGTAATCTCAATGCCCATGCTTCGGGCGGTACCGGCCACCATTCGAACAGCGGCATCCAGGCTATTGGCATTTAAATCCGGCATTTTTTGTTTGGCGACTTCCTCCGCTTGTTTCCGTGTGATCTTGGCCACCTTATTGCGGTTCGGTTCACCCGAACCCTTGGCCAGACCCGCCGCCTTCTTCAGAAGCGCAGAAACCGGGGGCATCTTGGTGATAAACGTAAAGGTCCGGTCTTCGAATATCGTAATGACCGCCGGGATGACCATCCCGGGCTCATTGCTCTTCGTGCGCTCGTTAAACTGCTTGCAAAAATCCATGATATTGACGCCGTGCTGGCCCAGCGCAGGGCCGACCGGCGGCGCCGGATTGGCGGCACCGGCTGGAATTTGCAATTTAATTTGCGTTTTAACTTTTTTTGGAGGCATAAACAATTCCTTCGATTGTAGGGGTCGACCGCTGTCGACCCGTCATTAAATGCGATTCAAACACGGGCGCACAGCGGTGCGCCCCTACGATTACAATTTTTCTACCTGTAGAAAATCCAGTTCCACAGGCGTCGGGCGACCGAAGATGGATACCATCACCTTCAGTTTGCCGCGCTCTTCATTCACCTCTTCCACAACACCGATGAAGTGGCGGAAAGGACCATCGATGATCCGGACGTTCTCTTCTTTGTTAAAGGTGACGGCCGGCCGTGGTTTCTGCTGGGGTTGAGCCGTCGTCAGATCCAATAGATTCTTGACCTCCGCCTCCGGCAAAGCAATGGGCATGTTCCCACCCAAAAAACCGGAGACTCCCGGGGTATTCCGAATGGTCCAATAGGTCTCATTATCCACCAGCATGTCCACGATGACATAGCCGGGGAAAAATTTGCGTTTCTTGACCTGCTTGCGGTTCCGTTTAATTTCCATCACTTCTTCGGTCGGTATGAGGACTTTGTGGATTTTGCTCTGGAGGCCGATATTCTCGATCGTCTTCTCCAAAGAAGCCTTCACGCGATCCTCATGTCCCGAATAGGTGTGAATCACATACCATGCTCGTTCAGCCATCGTATTTATCCAATCCTGAAGAGAATTCCAGCTACAAACAACAACACTCGATCAATCAAAGCGACGTAAACCGCCACCAACACCGTTAAGATGATTACGACGACGGTTGACGCCAGCATTTGTTGACGAGTGAGCCACGTCGCGAGTTTTAACTCGTGATACGCTTCCTGTAGAAACCGCGTGAATTGATCGAACATTAAAAC
Above is a window of Elusimicrobiota bacterium DNA encoding:
- a CDS encoding glutamate-5-semialdehyde dehydrogenase, producing the protein MTSLSPIAERVTRQALLAKAASRRLMLLAADDKKRALESMAEALTAASKDILFHNEIDVEAATQAGLNSALIDRLKLTPESVEGMAQSLREIAGQADPVGEILETWKRPSGIQIEKVRVPLGVLAMIYESRPNVTVEAAALCLKSGNAVLLRGGSEAINSNRALVHVLIKAAQAAKIPDGAIQLLEDTNRESIMELIRLNQLVDLVIARGSEEMIQHVMKNASVPVLGHGKGVCHVYVDENADLAMAERIAFNAKVQRPGVCNAMETLLVHRKVAGQFLPAIARAYEAAKVEIRGDPMTCQQIPSAMPATEEDWRTEYLDLIVSIRVVDSLDQAIEHIHRYGSGHSDAIVTENADHARQFLGTVDSAAVMHNVSTRLHDGGVFGLGAEIGISTRKLHARGTMGARELTTTKYIVRGTGQIRE
- a CDS encoding thioredoxin domain-containing protein, with the protein product MLKKFYLLIVTVGLSSGVASAQSADTQKAMARIGQTVLTETQMRNDLGVALYEAENTLYQVEKNWIDQQAKVLLFQRAATEAGLAVEAWRAREIDGAVTPPSQTEIHQLLERVPANQRASTETVHQATQQLTYQKRLQKENELYQQLSAKYPIEVFLSKPVPPHINVSYAPDDPAKGRPNAPVTILEFTDFQCPYCKRAQETLLRVEAAYPNQVKIVARQYPLPFHNRAKAASEAALCAKEQGKFWEMREKLFEKQQLEDADFKRYAQELRLDGKKFDHCLTDHRMAARIDADVADGQRFGVRGTPHFFVNGQPINGAQPYEAFDQAIKDALAAKKK
- a CDS encoding C40 family peptidase; translated protein: MKKARTLSLFTVLAGLLIPVSGYTEHRSHHPWLMMGSSRSSSALVPAESAPPTKNGRQIVERALHYKGTRYKFGGSSKKGLDCSGLVNRVYADLKLKKIPRASNALYKSGKSVKMSELRPGDLVFFKNTYRRGISHVGVYAGRNKFVHASSHKHGVTVTALSDPYFQLHYAGARRLY
- a CDS encoding ribonuclease G, encoding MENTSGHGIATVVPEEIKQWSWGAFLLNWIWGISNGTYIALLALIPYVGFIMAIVLGFKGNEWAWRNKRWESVEQFQRVQKKWTLWGVGLVGGLIGLSILAALAIPLLVRR
- the ispG gene encoding (E)-4-hydroxy-3-methylbut-2-enyl-diphosphate synthase, with product MDRPFVPDLFHYHRRKTRVVKVGKIGVGGENPVRIQSMTTTPTADVNATVAQAIRMVQAGCEMVRMTAPTLADARALGDIRRQLNAKGYAAIPLVADIHFNPECAMEAADHVEKIRVNPGNYADSKTFKIKEYSDQEYHAELVRIEERFTPLVLKCKSLGRAMRLGANHGSLSDRILNRYGDSPEGMVESALEFVRICRKHDYHDLILSMKSSNVKVMIAAYRLLVVRLQEEGMDYPFHLGVTEAGYGEDGRIKSVIGIGSLLSDGIGDTIRVSLTEDPEYEMPVAFQIAKPYQPMGVIASAPASSFDGKGARGNLPSQGQIATSRLPDQAAEAAPRDDGLNGLSHVDNFYHYARRTTRTIPIGPFMLGGENAVRVISDVSPWLGDQTDPQKVVKEILRFFEKQRSSDNDSVPEILEWPVPDEKALEFLKSVRRALGAEATRLAFWGRFTDFQTMTKGLPGVHAATYVGPRSIPDAERLDQFRVFIRSAREAGVTVVLESGPCHTGFLGPARNLVKGIECCEREGNQNLLLSFRLPTAQALIANTRLAAALLRQKGADYPFHLRLPGHPNFEEQRLQASLAFGALLCDGIGDSVQTGQGKEPAKDLELLYNVLQAAGVRITKAEFVTCPSCGRTLFDLQSTAERIKQKTGHLKGVKIAIMGCIVNGPGEMADADFGYVGGAPGRINLYVGRTCVEKGIPFDQADQRLIDLIKTHGKWVDPR
- the greA gene encoding transcription elongation factor GreA, which gives rise to MDEQIYITRRGYHKLQEAMEALKKRRPLISHEIKEAREKGDLKENAEYHAAKEEMAHNERRIQEIELKLGGARILEDQGDLPTDKAYIGATVTVTDDTRTEMRYTLVDSSESDPSNGLISISSPIGKSLLGQAIGAIVTVPVGKNGYKLTITAITRG
- a CDS encoding MFS transporter, whose translation is IGAWMQSLAQAWLVLDLSNSPFYLGLDGFAASIPLSVFAFWGGVIADRFNRRRLLLGTQVVFLGLALLLAVLTQFHRVRVWQIILLSFCTGVTQSIAWPVYQAVLGELVERKNLSNAIALNSAQFNFARTIGPLIGALGLSFFGTAGCFYANAVSFLAVIAALSFIQIQPKHLAVGSGFSGFWKDLTDGFRYMRGARALLWLLLTLAMTSLLGVPLVILLPVFARDILRIGVVGLGWLVGAFGTGAVLGGFRVAYLADFPRKGNYVLMSVLVFSLACIGFSVSHRLYFSLFCLVAAGYAMVSFTSVINTLVQTSVPDHLRGRAVSLFIFCFGGTMPFGNLLAGWMANHVGAPRTLLIQGSLLGFYTAILYVIRPEIRDLS
- the rplA gene encoding 50S ribosomal protein L1: MGKRLAALEKGKIVDPAKKYAIHEAADLVKKTATAKFDESIELHVKLGVDPKQSDQNVRGTVVLPHGTGQSKRVVVVAKGEKLKEAEQADADAFGDADIIEKISKGWLDFDVIVATPDAMKDLSKLGKVLGPKGLMPNPKAGTVTFDIARAVKELKAGRIEFKLDPAGIIHTVVGKASFSPEKIAENTKAIIHALVMAKPAASKGQYLQSMTLAATMGPGISLDLSQKFE